One window from the genome of Diospyros lotus cultivar Yz01 chromosome 11, ASM1463336v1, whole genome shotgun sequence encodes:
- the LOC127813765 gene encoding leucine-rich repeat receptor-like serine/threonine-protein kinase At1g17230, translating into MGLLHSCASLFLLLLAVSLTPAVCGNAELRALMEIKSHLDPGNKYLASWTSNGDPCGGTFEGVACNEHQKVANISLQGKGLSGVVSPAVESLKCLSGLYLHYNSLTGEIPKEIANLSELTDLYLNFNNLSGTIPPEIGDMASLQVLQLCWNQLSGSIPTNLGSLKKLTVLSVDHNRLNGSIPSSLGTSGTLKRLFLGFNQLSGSIPAILAKIPQLEVLDVQNNTLSGVVPPALKRLNEGLHCENNPGLCGVGFSSLRACTAWDDGNINQVEPFNPTSNYSTPSGIPMHANFQGHCNQTHCSASSKLAKVSIVSGAIAVAVTLMIVGFLVLFRYRRQKQKIGTMSDTSDGQLSTDQAKELYRNAASPLVSLEYSKGWDLFSESHDGNSVSQDFPPGFRFNLIDVESATNYFSEVNLLGISKLSSVYKGILKDGSNVAIKSINVTCCKTEEAEFMKGLHLLASLRHDNLVKLRGFCLSKGRGECFLIYDFVSNGNLSQYLDVQDNSSLVLDWHTRVSIINGIAKGIGYLHCSEPSKPGIVHQNLSIEKILIDEQFDPLISDSGLPKLLADDAVFSALKVSAALGYMAPEYVTTGRFTEKSDVYAFGVIILQILSGKSKLGNLMQLEAESCRLEDFIDQNLKGKFSGSEAGRLVEIALACTHELPDQRPSMEAVIGDLRKV; encoded by the exons ATGGGTCTTCTTCACTCTTGCGCctcccttttccttcttctccttgcAGTTTCCCTCACACCAGCTGTTTGTGGCAATGCCGAACTGAGAGCTCTCATGGAGATAAAGTCCCATCTGGACCCGGGCAACAAGTACTTGGCTTCTTGGACCAGTAATGGTGACCCGTGTGGCGGCACATTTGAGGGCGTGGCTTGTAATGAGCACCAGAAAGTGGCTAACATTTCTTTGCAGGGAAAGGGTCTCTCTGGCGTGGTTTCGCCGGCGGTGGAGTCGTTAAAGTGCTTGTCGGGTCTGTACTTGCATTACAACTCTTTGACTGGAGAGATACCCAAAGAGATTGCAAATCTCAGCGAACTGACTGATCTGTATCTCAACTTTAACAATCTCTCTGGGACAATACCTCCTGAGATCGGAGACATGGCAAGTCTTCAAG TCCTGCAGCTGTGTTGGAACCAGTTGAGTGGAAGCATACCCACAAACTTGGGGTCACTGAAGAAGCTAACTGTCCTTTCTGTGGATCATAATAGATTAAATGGATCAATTCCTTCGAGCTTAGGGACTTCGGGGACGCTAAAAAGACTTTTTTTGGGTTTTAATCAGCTTTCTGGCTCAATCCCAGCAATATTAGCCAAAATTCCTCAGTTGGAAGTTCTGGATGTCCAGAATAATACTCTCTCTGGTGTTGTTCCTCCTG CTTTGAAAAGATTGAATGAAGGACTCCATTGCGAGAACAATCCAGGCTTGTGTGGTGTTGGGTTTTCATCATTGAGAGCTTGCACTGCTTGGGATGACGGGAACATCAATCAGGTTGAACCCTTCAATCCCACATCAAATTACTCTACCCCCTCAGGTATTCCTATGCATGCTAATTTTCAAGGACATTGCAACCAAACGCATTGCTCAGCTTCATCAAAATTAGCCAAAGTTTCCATCGTTTCTGGGGCTATTGCTGTTGCTGTCACATTAATGATTGTTGGATTCCTGGTTCTTTTTCGATATCGGAGGCAAAAGCAGAAGATTGGGACTATGTCTGATACTTCTGATGGTCAGCTGAGCACTGATCAGGCTAAAGAGTTATACAGGAATGCTGCCTCTCCTTTGGTGAGTCTCGAGTATAGCAAGGGATGGGATCTGTTCTCTGAAAGCCATGATGGCAATAGTGTTTCTCAGGATTTCCCTCCGGGTTTTAGGTTCAATTTAATAGATGTAGAATCAGCAACTAACTACTTCTCGGAGGTAAATTTATTGGGGATATCCAAATTATCCTCTGTCTACAAAGGGATTCTGAAAGATGGATCCAATGTGGCCATCAAGAGCATTAATGTGACTTGTTGTAAGACAGAGGAAGCTGAGTTCATGAAAGGACTACACTTGTTAGCATCTCTGAGACACGACAACCTTGTTAAGTTGAGAGGATTTTGCCTTTCCAAGGGAAGGGGTGAATGTTTTCttatctatgattttgtttctaATGGAAACCTGTCACAGTATCTTGATGTGCAAGACAACAGCAGCCTGGTTCTTGACTGGCACACCAGGGTTTCTATCATCAATGGGATTGCCAAAG GCATTGGATACCTGCACTGCAGCGAGCCAAGCAAACCGGGCATAGTTCACCAAAACCTTTCGATAGAGAAAATCCTCATCGACGAACAGTTTGATCCATTAATATCAGATTCCGGCCTCCCCAAGCTCCTAGCAGACGATGCAGTCTTCTCGGCTCTCAAGGTCAGCGCAGCCCTCGGATACATGGCTCCGGAGTATGTCACCACTGGCCGGTTTACAGAGAAGAGCGACGTGTATGCATTTGGAGTGATAATCCTGCAAATTCTTTCTGGCAAAAGTAAACTCGGCAACCTGATGCAACTGGAAGCTGAATCTTGCAGATTGGAGGATTTCATTGACCAAAATCTGAAGGGCAAGTTCTCTGGCTCCGAGGCTGGTAGGCTAGTAGAAATTGCTCTGGCCTGTACTCATGAGCTTCCAGACCAAAGACCAAGCATGGAAGCTGTGATTGGGGATCTGAGAAAAGTGTAA